From Microbacterium sp. CGR2:
CGGCGAACTCGACATCCGGGCCATCACCGTTGCGCGCTGCATCCGTCATGCACCCAGACTGCGCGAGCGGCGGACGTGGCGGCGGGTGATTTTCTTACACCGCGGTGACATCTCACGCCCGTCACCGTTCTGTAAGGGGATCGCGGTCCCAGACTTCGCCTCCCTTCCCATACTGGGGGCATGAGCAACGCTCGCACTCCCGACTCCGTGACCGAGAGGCTGTCCCTCGCGCTGCAGGAGCGATCGGGGCGCGTCCGCGAGGCCCTCGGCTCCCCTGTCCGGACGACGCGCATGGCGGTCGTCGTGGGCCGCCTGCTCGGGCTCGGCTTCGCGATCTGCTTCGTGACGGGTGTGTACAGCCACCTGCTGCAGGATCCGCTCCCCTGGCTGCCGCTGCCCGTGGGGCCGGCGTATCTCTATGCCTCGACGCAGGGCACGCATGTCGTCGTGGGGTCGGCGCTCATCCCGCTCGTCCTCGCGAAGCTGTGGATCGTCTTCCCGAGGCTCTTCACCTGGCCGCCGGTGCGCAGCCTCCCCCATCTCCTCGAACGGGTGAGCGTGGCCGTGCTCGTCTCGACCGCACTCATGGAACCCGTCACGGGGTTGCTGAACAGCCTGCAGTGGTACCCGTGGGGTTTCTCATTCCGTCGCACGCACTTCGCTCTCGCCTGGGTGCTCATCGGGGCACTGGTGGTGCACATCGCCGTGCATCTCCCGGCCATCGCGAGAGCATGGCGAGCGGATGCCGCTGACGAGAGTGGGACGAAGAAGACGCCCGAGGAGCGCGCGGACATCTCGCGGAGGGCCTTCCTGTGGGGCGTGGGTGGGAGCGGTGCACTGCTGGGAACCGCAGCCGTCGCGCACGCGACGACACCGATCGGGCCGTTCAGCCTGAAGAGTCCTCGGTCGCGCATCGGCAGCCCCCAGGACCTGCCGGTCAACCGATCCGCACGCCAAGCCGACGTCACGGCGCTCGCGCTCGATCCCGGCTGGCGTCTGCATCTCGCCGCCGGAGACGCCGCCGTCGCGCTCACGCTCGCCGACCTCGACGCCCTGCCGCAACGGACCGAGGTTCTCCCGATCGCCGGCGTGGAGGGGTGGACCGTCGATGCGACGTGGCAAGGCGTGCGACTTCGGGATCTGCTCGCACTCGTGGATGCTCCGGCCGACGCGACGATCCGCTTCCGCAGCATGCAGCGGCGCGGGGCATTCCGTGAGACGACGATGCCCCCGGCCTACGCCCGCGACCCGCGCACCCTCGTCGCCCTGCGCGTCAACGGCGAGCCACTCGACGTCGACCACGGGTATCCCGCCCGCGTGATCGCCCCGGGAAGACCGGGCGTGCTGCAGACCAAGTGGCTCGAATCCATCGAGGTCGCCTGATGCGCGCGACTCGCTTCGTCCTCGCCGCCGCCGGTGCGCTTCTTCTCGGATGGGGTATCTGGCTGATGCTCAGCCGACAGGATCTCGACCAGCTGGCCAGTGCCGCGCTCTGGCTCATCGCGGTCGTCGTCGTGCACGACGGGCTGGTCGCGGCGATCGGCGCCGTGCGTCATCGGCGTCGGCGGGGGCGGGGGCGAGGGCGTCCGCGAGGGCGATCACACCGCGCGGGAGAGGCGAACGAAGGCTCGATCTGAGACGGCCCATTCCTCGATGAACCTCAACCCCGTGTCCGTGACTCGGTCGCGCAACGCCGCGGCACCGATGTCGTGCCAGGGGAACGGCGAGCTCGAGCGCCCATCCTCATCGACCACGGTGGCCTCGAATCCACGGTCGACGTCCGGGTCGGGGTCGACCTCGACGACGATGGTGCCGCGCGACGAGATGATCTGCGCGCAGCGCGCCAGCAGCACCGCCGGATCCCCGCCGATGCCGATGTTCCCGTCGAGCAGCAGGAGCGTCTCCCACGAGCCCTCCTGCGGAAGAACATCGAACACCGACAGCTGCAGAGCAGGGAGACCGCGCTCTCTGGCGTGTTCGACCGCGGTGTGCGAGACGTCGACTCCGAGCGCGAGCAGGCCGGCGCGGATCGCCGCGTGCAGGATCCGGCCCGGGCCGCAGCCGACGTCGAGCAGAGGGCCACGAGCGCGCGAGATCACCGAGTCATCCGCCGCATCCGCCGCAGCGAGGAAGCGAGCGATCTCGACGCGCCGCCCGGCTCCCGCCGCGAGTTCGACGAGGCGGAGTGTGCCGCCGCCGTTGCGGAGCGCCACATCGTAGGGCGCATCACCGCCGGCGCCGAAATGCGCTACCCGCGGGGCGCTCATGATGCGCCTCCTCGTCGGTCGATCCCCAGCTCCACGAGCAAGGTCGCGAGATGACCCCCGCGTGGCAGGCTGTCGGACACCGCCCGCAACGACTCGATGTCGTCGATGTCCGTGAGGGGCGGAGCATCCGTCACGCGCAGCCACGCATCGGCGAGGCGCTCACGCTGCCGCGCCCCCGTCTCCACCGAGGACATCGGCACGCCGCGCACCAGGTCGCCCCGCGATCTGCCGCCGAGTCTGCACGGCGAGAGATCGTCGAGACCCAGCAGCCAGAACCCGCCGTCGTCGGCAGGGCCGAACCAGCCGTCGATGTCATCGGGCCACTCCTCGGCGAAGCTCCGCAGAAGCAGCGGATCGACCTGGGGCGTGTCCATGCCGATGAGCAGCACGCGTCCCGCACACTCCTCGACCGCGGCGGCGATGCGTTCGTCCAGGCCGCCATCGACCTGCGGAATCGATCGCATCCCGGCGCGCACCGGAACGTCGCCCTGAGCGCAGACGACGACGGGCAGTCCCGACGCCTCGGCGGCGTCGAGCGTGTCGGCCAGGCTCGCGGCAGCGACACGGGCGGCGTCCGCCAGGGTGAGCGGCGGATGCAGCCGCGTCTTCACTCGGCCCGGGAGGCACTCCTTCGCCATCACCATGATGGTCGTCGTCTCGCTCATGCCCATGTCCGGCTCCTTGCCCCTGCGTGTCCCGCCCCGCCGGCGTGCCGTCGCAGCATCCGCTGCATGTCGGCCACCGCCGTGATGGTTCCTCGTACCGTGCCGGTGACCTTGGAGCGCCCCAATCGCGGCCGGTAGTCCACGTCGACCTCCCCGATTCGCAACCCCTCCTGCCAGGCGCGCAACAGCAGCTCGAGCGGGTAGCCGCTGCGGCGATCCTCCAATCCGAGAGCCAGGAGTTGCTCTCGTCGCCCGGCGCGGAACGGGCCGAGATCGCGCACGGGCAACCCCGTCCGGCGTCGCACCGACGCGAGCAGCACGCTGTTCGCGAACCTGGCGTGCACCGGCCAGGCTGCGGCACTCACCACGCGGCGCCGACCGAAGACGAGGTCGCTCTCGTCGCGGTGGACCGGCCCTGCGACCCGGTCGATCTGGCTGAGATCGAACGAACCGTCGGCATCGCAGAAGACGACGACGGGAGCGGTCGCGGCGCAGAGCCCCGCGTGCACCGCGGCACCGTAACCGCGCAATGGCGCCTCCACGACCAGCGCCCCCGCGTCGCGGGCGACCTCGGCCGATCCGTCGGTGGATCCGTTGTCGACCACTATCGCCCTGACGTCTCGCGGGAGCGCGGCGAGCACGCCGGGGAGTGCGGCCGCCTCGTTCAGGCACGGCAGGACGACGTCGGTGCGGATGCTCATACCGAGACGCTAAACAGCATGGCCGCCGCCCGGCACGCGAAGTCCTTACGAACCGAGGAAGGATGCCCCTGGAGGCCGGATTCGCCCCCGCGCGGCGACAGCCCGAACCTACGATGGGACCATGTCCCAGCCGCCCGCGGAGTCCGCCGAGCTCACCGACCGTCGCGTGCTCGTGATCGAGGACGACGCGATGGTCAGCGAGGTCGTGCACACGTATCTCCGCGCCGCGGGCTACCTGGTGGACAGCGCGACCGACAGCTTCTCCGGCCTCGCCGCGGTCGCCGAACTCTCCCCCGATCTGATCGTGCTCGATCGGATGCTGCCGGGTTTCGACGGTGCCGAGGTGTGCCGCCGCATCCGGGCCGTCTCGACCGTGCCGATCATCATGCTCACCGCCCTCGGATCCGAAGACGACCGCATCGACGGTCTGGAAGCGGGCGCCGACGACTACATCGTCAAGCCGTTCTCACCGAAGGAGCTGGTGCTGCGCGTCACGTCCGTGCTGCGGCGGAGCCTGCCGGAGTTCGCCCGAGAGGCCCCGTTCGACCTCGGACCCTTCCATCTCGATCCTTCTGCACGGATCGTGACGAAGGACGGCGTGACGCTGGAGTTGTCGGTGCGGGAGTTCGATCTGTTCTGCTTCTTGCTGAAGCATCCGCGGCAGACCTTCGACCGGTCCACCCTCCTGCGCAGCGTCTGGGGGTGGGAGATCGGCGACCTCTCGACGGTCACCGTCACGACCCGGCGGCTCCGCGAGAAGATCGAGGAGGACCCCGGCAACCCGGCGGTGCTCGTCACGGTCTGGGGAGTCGGCTACCGCCTGGAACTGGGAGGCCCCTGATGCCCTTCGCCGACGTCGCCGCGATCGCCGGCATCGCGCTCGCGTGGGCCCTTCTGATCGGCGGTCTCGGGCTCCTCGCCCTGTGGATGCTGCGCCGACGCTCCCTGATGCTGCAACTGTGCGTCGTCATCGTGGCGGTCGTGGGGTCGTTCGCCGCCGGGGTGCTCGCGGTGGCCGAGGCGATGTACATCTCGCAACACGACCTGCTGGTCGTCGTGGTCGTGACGGCCATCTCCGCGGTGGTGGCACTGGCCGTGGCCGTGCTGCTGGCGACCCGACTCGTGCGCGGGGTCCGCTCCCTCCAGCAGCTGACGCACTCCGTCGGTGACGGCGAACGACTCGACGGCACCCGCGCGCCCGTGGTGAACGCCGACTTCGCGCGCGTCGCCCAGGAGCTCGTCGCCACCAGCGAGCGTCTCTCCGCCGCCCGAGAAGAGGTGCAGGTCCTCGACCGCTCGCGGCGGGAGCTGATCGCCTGGATCTCGCACGACCTGCGGAGTCCGCTCGCGGGACTCCGCGCGATGACCGAGGCTTTGGACGACGGCCTCGCGGACGACCCCGCGCGCTTCCACCGGCAGATGCGGCGGCAGGTCGATCACATGACCGATCTGGTCGACAGTCTCTTCCAACTGTCGAAGATCACCTCGGGCACGCTCGTGCTCCGGCCCGAACCGATGTCGCTGCACGATCTGGTCAGCGACGCGGTCGCGGAGCTCGCTCCGATCGCCCGCGCCAAGCAGGTCACGCTCATCGAGCTCACCAGTCCCGATCACACCGTCGTCGGCGACTCGAGGGAGTTGTCGCGCGTGATGATCAACCTCCTCGCCAACGCCATCGAGCACACGCCGACCGGAGGGACCATCCGCACCAGCACCGCCCGCGAGGGCGAGACGATGGTGCTCTCGGTCGAGGACTCCGGAACGGGCATCGCCGACGACGATCTGGCACGCGTGTTCGAGCCGGGCTGGCGCGGCACCGACGCCCGCACCCCGGGGGCCGGCATCCACGGCACCAGCGGGGCGGGGCTCGGGCTCGCGATCGCCCGGGGCATCGTCGAGGCGCACGACGGAGTGATCAGCGCCCATCGCGCCGACGGCGGTTCCCGGTTCGACGTGCGCCTTCCCCAGGCGATGTGACGGCAGACTCAGCGCTGCCGACGCGGGAAGCCGAGACGGCGGCGACGAGGCGGTTCGGGGTCGGATGCCGCGGGTCTGGCGGCCCTGCGCTGCGCCCATGCTGCGACGGTCTCCTCGATGTCGCGCGGTGCCGTGACGACCGGAGGTCCGCCCTGGAGTTGTCGGCGCGCTTCGATCAAGCGACGGTTGAAGTCCTCGAGCACGTCGCGCACATCCGCCTCGCGGCCGAGCAGGTCGAGCTGGTCGTCGAGCTCCCGATCCTCGTTGCGCAGCAGAATGGCGGGCGGGCCGAGTCCGGTGAGGTTCTCGGTCTCGATCTTCCGACGGATCCACCAGTCCGGGTCATGGTGGTCACCGAGGCCCTCGAGGGGCTTTCCGGCGCCGGGCAGATCGTCGAAGTCGCCGCGGCGGATCGCCACCTGGATCGCGCTCTCGATGAAGGCGGCTCGATCGACAGCGGCAGCAGACCCGGGGGCAGCGCCGGCCTCTTCGTCGGACTCACCCGCATCCTGCGGGGCCTGCTGACGAGCGCGGTACCGCGCCGCCGCTTCCCGTGGGTCTGTCATGATGCACCTCCGCAGCATCCGAT
This genomic window contains:
- a CDS encoding response regulator transcription factor, with protein sequence MSQPPAESAELTDRRVLVIEDDAMVSEVVHTYLRAAGYLVDSATDSFSGLAAVAELSPDLIVLDRMLPGFDGAEVCRRIRAVSTVPIIMLTALGSEDDRIDGLEAGADDYIVKPFSPKELVLRVTSVLRRSLPEFAREAPFDLGPFHLDPSARIVTKDGVTLELSVREFDLFCFLLKHPRQTFDRSTLLRSVWGWEIGDLSTVTVTTRRLREKIEEDPGNPAVLVTVWGVGYRLELGGP
- a CDS encoding sensor histidine kinase KdpD — encoded protein: MPFADVAAIAGIALAWALLIGGLGLLALWMLRRRSLMLQLCVVIVAVVGSFAAGVLAVAEAMYISQHDLLVVVVVTAISAVVALAVAVLLATRLVRGVRSLQQLTHSVGDGERLDGTRAPVVNADFARVAQELVATSERLSAAREEVQVLDRSRRELIAWISHDLRSPLAGLRAMTEALDDGLADDPARFHRQMRRQVDHMTDLVDSLFQLSKITSGTLVLRPEPMSLHDLVSDAVAELAPIARAKQVTLIELTSPDHTVVGDSRELSRVMINLLANAIEHTPTGGTIRTSTAREGETMVLSVEDSGTGIADDDLARVFEPGWRGTDARTPGAGIHGTSGAGLGLAIARGIVEAHDGVISAHRADGGSRFDVRLPQAM
- a CDS encoding glycosyltransferase family 2 protein, whose protein sequence is MSIRTDVVLPCLNEAAALPGVLAALPRDVRAIVVDNGSTDGSAEVARDAGALVVEAPLRGYGAAVHAGLCAATAPVVVFCDADGSFDLSQIDRVAGPVHRDESDLVFGRRRVVSAAAWPVHARFANSVLLASVRRRTGLPVRDLGPFRAGRREQLLALGLEDRRSGYPLELLLRAWQEGLRIGEVDVDYRPRLGRSKVTGTVRGTITAVADMQRMLRRHAGGAGHAGARSRTWA
- a CDS encoding DUF1992 domain-containing protein yields the protein MTDPREAAARYRARQQAPQDAGESDEEAGAAPGSAAAVDRAAFIESAIQVAIRRGDFDDLPGAGKPLEGLGDHHDPDWWIRRKIETENLTGLGPPAILLRNEDRELDDQLDLLGREADVRDVLEDFNRRLIEARRQLQGGPPVVTAPRDIEETVAAWAQRRAARPAASDPEPPRRRRLGFPRRQR
- a CDS encoding bifunctional 2-polyprenyl-6-hydroxyphenol methylase/3-demethylubiquinol 3-O-methyltransferase UbiG, translated to MSAPRVAHFGAGGDAPYDVALRNGGGTLRLVELAAGAGRRVEIARFLAAADAADDSVISRARGPLLDVGCGPGRILHAAIRAGLLALGVDVSHTAVEHARERGLPALQLSVFDVLPQEGSWETLLLLDGNIGIGGDPAVLLARCAQIISSRGTIVVEVDPDPDVDRGFEATVVDEDGRSSSPFPWHDIGAAALRDRVTDTGLRFIEEWAVSDRAFVRLSRAV
- a CDS encoding DUF2064 domain-containing protein, translating into MGMSETTTIMVMAKECLPGRVKTRLHPPLTLADAARVAAASLADTLDAAEASGLPVVVCAQGDVPVRAGMRSIPQVDGGLDERIAAAVEECAGRVLLIGMDTPQVDPLLLRSFAEEWPDDIDGWFGPADDGGFWLLGLDDLSPCRLGGRSRGDLVRGVPMSSVETGARQRERLADAWLRVTDAPPLTDIDDIESLRAVSDSLPRGGHLATLLVELGIDRRGGAS
- a CDS encoding molybdopterin-dependent oxidoreductase, giving the protein MSNARTPDSVTERLSLALQERSGRVREALGSPVRTTRMAVVVGRLLGLGFAICFVTGVYSHLLQDPLPWLPLPVGPAYLYASTQGTHVVVGSALIPLVLAKLWIVFPRLFTWPPVRSLPHLLERVSVAVLVSTALMEPVTGLLNSLQWYPWGFSFRRTHFALAWVLIGALVVHIAVHLPAIARAWRADAADESGTKKTPEERADISRRAFLWGVGGSGALLGTAAVAHATTPIGPFSLKSPRSRIGSPQDLPVNRSARQADVTALALDPGWRLHLAAGDAAVALTLADLDALPQRTEVLPIAGVEGWTVDATWQGVRLRDLLALVDAPADATIRFRSMQRRGAFRETTMPPAYARDPRTLVALRVNGEPLDVDHGYPARVIAPGRPGVLQTKWLESIEVA